A genomic window from Candidatus Eisenbacteria bacterium includes:
- a CDS encoding adenylosuccinate synthetase — protein GHGPFPSEMPAEEAERLRAAGEEYGAVTGRPRRCGWLDMPALRYAVRVNGLDELVITKLDVLDDFDEIKVAECYEVDGEALDRFPASTRSLERCKPFWRSFPGWKTSTEAVRRWDDLPEAARTYLEWVEDQAGIPITRISVGAGRDSELLRGVGVR, from the coding sequence GGCCACGGTCCGTTCCCGAGCGAGATGCCTGCCGAGGAGGCGGAGCGGCTCCGCGCCGCGGGGGAGGAGTACGGCGCCGTCACCGGGCGTCCGCGTCGCTGTGGCTGGCTCGACATGCCGGCGCTGCGGTATGCGGTGCGCGTCAACGGGCTCGACGAGCTGGTGATCACCAAGCTCGATGTGCTCGACGACTTCGACGAGATCAAGGTCGCCGAGTGCTACGAGGTCGACGGGGAGGCGCTCGATCGCTTCCCAGCCTCCACCCGCTCGCTCGAGCGGTGTAAGCCGTTCTGGCGCAGTTTCCCGGGTTGGAAGACCTCGACCGAAGCCGTCCGACGTTGGGACGACTTGCCCGAGGCGGCCCGCACATATCTGGAATGGGTAGAGGACCAGGCTGGCATCCCGATTACCCGCATCTCCGTCGGGGCCGGCCGAGACTCCGAACTCTTGAGAGGCGTCGGCGTCCGCTGA